A stretch of DNA from Lepus europaeus isolate LE1 chromosome 11, mLepTim1.pri, whole genome shotgun sequence:
gagccgtcacccgctgcctcccagggtgcccggtagcaggaagccggaactgggccttgaacccaggcactccagcatgggacgGACATGGGCTACGGCGTTCCTGTCTCAAGCGTTGTACCAAATCCTGCCCCCAAACTGAACTCTGTcacttatttcttttataaagctTTCTTTCACACGATTAGCCTTGAACTGGGCATGGTGGCACAGACGGCTTAGTTCTGGTGCTCGCAACGCTTACAGGAGAGCACGGTCAAGTTCCGACTCCTCCAcgtctgatccaacttcctgctaacgtgctctGAAAGACCGCGGACAATGCTACACAAacgggggacctggatggaggtccaggctcctgacttggccCTCCCCCGGCCCAGGCTGTTGCTGgcgtttagggagtgagccagcagatggaagatccaccttcctctctctcctgctctctcttagTTGTTCGGTCTCTCAAGTAGACaaagataaacattaaaaaaatagccTTGAAGATAGtgctttttaatattgattttttttttttgctttgtttaaagCAAATTAAAACGTGTTTAACTCCACGTCTCTGGCGAGGGGACTCAGCAGTGTGTCTGGGTTCATGCCCTTATTTCAGAGTAGTTGTTAATAGCACAATATTGATAGCACCTTCCATCGCAAGAGTGTCCCAGGTTGGCTGGTAGATCACACGTCCTCTGCCCATGGACTCAGTGTGGCCTTCCTGGGAGAGGAGGCGGCCCATTCACACCAGAATCACCTGAGGGGCTCCGCCTTACCTGCCGAGGTGcgctctgggggctggggccagaatATGGAGCAAGCTTCCCGCCcagctctatttttttaaaaaatatttattcatctgaaagtcagagttacacaaagaaaggtaggtagcgagcgagagagagagagagagagagagagagtgagtgcttccatctgtttgttcactccccagatggctgcaatgcccagggctgggctgggccacagccaggagccaggagcctcctccaggtcccccacgcaggtggcaggaacccaaccacttgagccatctccacggcctcccagggtgcactggtgaggagctggagccaggagctggatccagaaatcaaacccaggcacgcaGGCGTCCTAACCACCAGGCCAGACACTTGGTCCAGTGACCGACTCTTACGTGCACTAACGTCTGAGAAACGTGGTCTGAGCTTGGCCATCTGGACAGGCTGTGTAGCAGGTGccgcctccttccttccccagaCCTGCTCTGAGCAGGCAAAGCAGCCTCCCGACTACCCAACCTGTGCTTGTCTTTCCACGAGGGACGCATACTCACGGGTCGTGGTTGATTTGCCACTGGTTTATGAAAATGCAGCATTCCTTGGGAATGTGGAAGCCGTTCAGTGTGGTGTCCCTGGTGGTGCTGTGGAGGGAAGAGGGCTCCATCAGGCTCCAGGCTGGGGCAGTCTCACTCCTGTGtccactgtgccccagtgccccGCCCCCCATGTAGTCATGGgccccaccctgggaggcggggtgaaactccctcccctttccccagctcctgtctttAAAGCGAGTTTGCTGAACTCTGCGCTCAGCATGCATTTGGCCATtctgggagccggcactgtggtgcagccagttgagtatctgctgctccactctgacccagttccctgcaaatgcacctgggaaggcagcaggtgatggcccaggtgcttggggcccctgcacccatgtgggagaccaggacgaagctcctggcttctggctttggcaggACCCAGCCCTAGACTGTTGTGGTtgttggggggtgaactagcagatggacgatcatatggatagtaggggcccaaggagttggaccaccacccgctgccttcccaggcacattcgtggggagctggatcagaactggcacagccagggctggatctatctcatagtgggctaagcctccacctgcaacactggcatcccatatgggtgccagttctagtcccagctgtttctcttccaatccagctctctgctatcacctaggaaagcagtagagggtggcccaagtgcttgggccccgtacacctgggagatctggaaaaggctcccggctcctggctttggatcagtttggattggctcagctctgggtggtgtggccatttgcagagtgaacccgcctatggaagacctctctgtctgtctctccctctctctgtctgtaactctagctcttaaataaataaataaaccaatggaaggcagacctttctcttggtctctccctctcactgtctgtaactctaactctcaaataaaataattaaaatcttaaaaaaatttttttcaagaaaaaagtggagcagccgggacttgaaccgggcattgatatggggtgctgacattgcaagtggcggcttagccTGCCGCACCACAACAGCCTCTTGCTTGCTGCTGAAGTCAGTGTTCACTAACTCGCTTGATGTTGGTCAATTTCAGGGCCTAATCAAGGCTCGGTGGCTGTTAGGTCCTGGCAGAGAACGAGGCTGGACCTGCCAGGTGAATCTAAGATACTCCCGGAGGGCAGGTTTGCGTCGGGATTGGccccggggcagaggcagggctgtgggagCCGAGGAGAGGGTGGGGGTCATTCCGGGTCCTACACATGCACCGTtggaggctgctgggctggggcaagGGTGCTGGCAGGGAGGGAATGGGTGCAGAGCAGAGGGAGCGCTGTGATCTGGGTGTGGCTTTCTGTGGAGCGTGGCAAGGCCTGGGGCAGGCGAATTGGCCGCCTCACCTGTGGGGGATGGTGAAGGGGACGAAAGAGGCATGTCGGAAGAGCTCCAGGATGAAGGCCTCCAGGTAGGGCAGTTGGGGTCTGTCGGAGAGCCGGGGCCGCCGCGCCCTGCCAACCACGGCATCTGCAGAGCACCAGGGGTGGGCGACGGGCAGAGCTCAGGGCTGCTGTGACACTTGGCACCTGTGTCACTCTACACGGGGCCCCACTGCTCCCCAGCATCTTCGGGGGCAAGGGTGGGCCTCACTGTACATCCAGGCTTTCACAGAGCAGGTGCGTAGCAGGCATCTGTAGACAGATCAAGCCCAGCCACAGGGTCAAGGGCACCACCTACCCAGTTCCTCCTGGATCTTTCTCTGTATCCTGGGGTTGGTCACCAGGTACATGAGGCTCCACGAGAGTGCAGTTGTGATGGTGTCAAACCCTGGGcgagataggaaggaaggaaggcaggaccAAGGAGACCCGTGTTAAGCAAGCGCCTGCCAGGGAGGGACCAAGCCGTACCTTCCTCTGACCGCAGCCCCTGAGCTtcctggggacagggctgggcttCTTGGCGTGGACTTGGGACGTTGGTCATCAGCTGCCGGCATGACAGGGGCCTAGGCTTATAGGTCAGAGGGTTCTTTATCGCTCCGAGGGGAAGCTGAGGTGCGGAGGGGGAGAGGGACTTGGAGCAGTTTCCAGGGGGAGCTGGTGGCACAGCTCGGGCCAGGTTCCTGTGTCCTGTGCTAGCTGGGGTGAGGCTGGGAGGCCGTCCGATGGGCCCTGGGGCTGAGCGAGGGTTGGGTGCCCAgcaggcacggggtgggggtggaggggcagggtCCCGCCCCTACCAGCTCCAAAGATGTCGTTGACCAGGTTGACGATCTTCTCCTGGGGGATGAGGCCACCGTTGGCCTTGGAGTTGTTTTCACTGTGCTTGAAGAGGGCACCCGTGATGTCCTGGACGCTGTTCTGAAGGGACACGGGCTTAGGGCGCCAAACGCCGGCCCCGGCGGGTGGTGTGTCCTTGGgtgctgcccccctcccctgcctggggcTCACAGCAAGAGGCTTGACCCCTCTCCCAACAACCCAGGGTCCAGTTTCAAAGGAGGAAGAGGCCGGTGTGAACAGGGAAGCGAAGCGAAAGCAGAGCTGGGGATCAGCCGCTGTTGGGGTTCAGGTTCTCGCAGGACAAAGGCTGAGGGCACCCCCCACGGTGCTGGCGGGTCTCCCAGGGCCCCTGATGGGGAAGCGGTAAGGGTGTGGATTCTGAGGGGGCGTGGTTGGCCCTAGGCCACATGGCTggtcctggggcgggggggtCCCTCGGCAGGTGCGCCCGGGGCTCACCCTGTCGAAGTCCTCATAGTGCTCCCGGACCGTTTTCTGCAGGAACCGCAGGAACCTCCGGTTGAAGTCCTTGAACCTCTGCAGGGGGCGGTTGGGCAGGTAACGCAGGATGGGGAAGAAGTCCACGGGGCTGCCGGAGGTGGCGGTCTCCACGAACTCGCTGCTGTTCCGCACGAGGTCCAGCATCTCCTCACTGCTCTGTGGGAAGTGCCGCCCAAAGCACATGGCCCCGATGACCCTGGCCACGGACACCACCAGCTGGCTGTAGGCGTCGAAGCGCCCAGCCACCGCCATCAGCTCCCGGAACCTGCCGATGAGGTGCTCGGCCTCCTGGCTCACGTGCTCCTCTAGgtagcaggagctggaggaggccgGGTCGGAGGCGATGGAGAAGCTCTTCAGGGAGTCCTGGGCCAGGCGCCGGCGGGCGGCCCACACGGGCCCTGAGTCTGGGCTGAAGGTCATGCTCTGGCCCTCGGTGATGAAGGTGGAGCTGTAGAGGTCAGGCCGGCCCTTGAAGTCGTCGCCCTGCCGCACCAAGGCCTGCTTGATGGTGTCCAGGCCGCTGAGCACCACCACGGGCGTGGAGCCCAGGCGGATCTGGAACACGTCCCCGTAGCGCCGGCTCAGCCGCGCCAGCGCCACGTGTGGGTTCTTGCCCAGCGTCAGCACGTGCCCGAGCAggggccagccccagggccccggcAGACTCTTCAGGCCTTTGGGGACCCGAGGCCTCGAGGCCCTGACTGCCCAGAACACCAGGCAGAAGACGACAGAGGCCAGGAGCAGCTCGGTGACCGAGAGGGGAGCCGCTGGGGACATCGCCATCTGCAGCAATGGAAGGGGCGAggcgggaggggccgggctgAGGGTGGGGACGGAGCCACTCCTCCATCCGTGTCCTCATCCAGGCTCTGTGCTTGGCTGCCTGCCTGCTGCAACCCAGAGAGGCTGAGAACTCCCAGAGTGGGCACCCAGGATGCGGAGGTGGGCccccagcactgtgtgtgtgtgtgcgcacacactcCGGGGGTTGTGCCAACAGGCCCCCACCAGGGCTGGCTTCCTGCCGGCAATGTGGAGCTCCCCCGCCCAATGACACGGAGGAGGCGAGGTCCCAGGGCTGCTACATCAGCCTCTGGTCCATACCAGGAAGGGTGCCTCTCTCCACCCGCAAGGATGAGTCCCTGTCCATCACAGCCTGGGAGGCTGGGGTTGGGCAGCAGCCTTGGCCAGGCCACCCTCGTGGCTAGCGAggaccctcccctcctctccccgacTCCGAGGAGGGACCCTTGGAGATATACTAGGTTAAGCCGCTCCCTGGAGAATGGAGACACTGGCCTGCAGAGCTGGTGTAGTTACGAAGGCCAGGGCTCAGGCCTCCTCCAGGTaacccagggcccctccccaccccatcactGTAGAGCAGGGAGTCCTGAAGGCCGAGCAACTTACCTGTAGAGGCAGGTAGGTGCTTCAGATCGGCGGGGCTGTGGGGGCTGTCCACTGCGGCAGGCTCTGGGCGAGGGGGCCTTTATGTTCCCTACCACCTATCAGGTTGGCCCAGCTGGCTGGCCTGGTCACCTGATGTCAAAGTTGGATCACTGAACAAAGTCGGAAGGATCAACCCTCGGCTTTGGGCCATGAGCCCTCAGCTCCGCCcactccccaggccccaggccagctctctggggctgggccagagaggATCATGGTAATGGCCAGCTCTTCAGTAGATGTCCAGTGCTGGTGGATTTGCTTCCCTCCGGGGCAGAcagggcgctggccccagagggaGGGTCCCTGCGGGCACTTGGTCCAGGGGCCCACGGCTGCCCCTCTAGTGCCCCCCCCCAACAACCTATGACACCAGCCAGCTCCGCATCTTGGCCTGAACCTTCTAGAAAGTTCCCTCATGATCCCGCCTCCTGGGTGAGACACAGTGAGAAACTAAAGAGCAAATGAGGTTGTCCGTGCGACATGACGGCTCCGGCCAGAATCGCTGAACCAGAACTAGACAAGGGCTGCTCCGGAGGTGGGGCGGCCAGATGCGGCATGCGGAATGTGGCCagcacacagaatctttcacaggCTGCAAAGGACAGCTCTGGGAGGAACTGGGGACGTGTGACCGTGACCGTGGCCAGGAGACGGCATCCTGGGCTGAGGGCTGGTCTTCGTCCATCTGCACACAGCAGCATGGGTGTGAGGGGGCTACCCTGGTttgtggggagaggggagtgcTGGTTAGGGGTGGAGTGCCGTGACACCGGCCGCCTGCTTTCAAATGCTTCTGTCTTTCATCGCTCCCTTTCATCCATCTATTATCATTTATCAATCATCTCTCAATAAGAGATCCATCCTCTATCTACCTGTCTATCCATCATCTGTCTTCTATCTCTCTGGCCATCCTCTATCTACCTATCAACCTGTCTTCCCATGGACCCGTCATCTACTTATCTGCTGGTATCGATTTAACATCTATCGGTCATCTATCTGCTGTCATTTACGTACCCTCTGTGTATCCATTGTCCATCTAGCAATCATCTGCCTGTTATCCAAGTGGATGACATCTATctgctatctttttttaaaaaaaaggttttattttttatttatttgaaaggcagagttacagggtggggggagacagagagagagagagagagagagagagagagagagagagagagagagatcttccatccgctggtctgcTCCCTGAATatccacaacggcaggagctgtgccaactcgaagccaggagccaggagcttcttcccggtctcccatgcgggtgcagggacccaagcacttggaccatcttccactgctttcccaggccacagcagggagctggatcagaagaggagcaaccgggacacaaactggcgcccacgtgggatgccggcactagaggcggtggcttagcccactacgccagagcactggcctctctgctctctctctctctctttctctctctctctctctctctctcgtctgaGAAACGTCAGCCTTCTGTGAACGTACAGGTGCTCACTGTATGGAAGGGGCCTTTAAGAGAGGCTCAGGTCTTGGCTGGGTCTGCATTTGCAGCTCGGGCTCCCGTGTCCACTCACGCACGTCTTCCGAGTCTGGCCTGCCGCCGTCGTCTTTAGCTGCTTGTCTGCTTCTCTCAGCCTCCTCTGTGAAGACACCGCCTTGTGAAGTCCCACTCATGACTGCCACATACTGCGGCTCGAGGGGTCAGCCTGGGGCGTgcagctgctgtggcccggtGGGTTAagctgggacacctgtatcccctaTGGGCGTGCTGGTTCAGGCCTTGgccactcagcttccaatccagctccctgctaatgcgcctgggaaggcagcagaggacggcccgagtgcttgggcccctgcacccacataggagacccggatagaattttttttttttttttgacaggcagagtggacagtgagagagagacagagagaaaggtcttccttttgccgttggttcaccctccaatggccaccgcagctggcgcgctgcggccggcgcaccgcgctgatccgatggcaggagccaggtgcttctcctggtctcctatggggtgcagggcccaagcacttgggccatcctccactgcactccctggccacagcagagagctggcctggaagaggggcaaccgggacaggattggtgccccgaccgggactagaacccggtgtgccggcaccgcaaggcggaggattagcctagtgagccgcggcgccggcccggataGAATTTTTGACtcctgccttggctgttgtgggcatctggggagtgaaccagctgataaaagatctctctctctctctctctctctctctctctcccctctgttactctgcctctcaaataaataaatattttaacgatcttttagaaaagatttatttatttgaaaggcagagttacagacagatgggggggacagagagagagagaaatctttcatctgctggctcacttcccaaatggtctcaccgaccagggctgggccaggccgaagccagcagccagaaactccatctgggtctcccacatgggtggcaggacccaagcacttgggccatcctctgctgccttccctggcacatcagcagggagctggatcggaagtggagcagctgggactca
This window harbors:
- the LOC133770386 gene encoding cytochrome P450 1A2, coding for MAMSPAAPLSVTELLLASVVFCLVFWAVRASRPRVPKGLKSLPGPWGWPLLGHVLTLGKNPHVALARLSRRYGDVFQIRLGSTPVVVLSGLDTIKQALVRQGDDFKGRPDLYSSTFITEGQSMTFSPDSGPVWAARRRLAQDSLKSFSIASDPASSSSCYLEEHVSQEAEHLIGRFRELMAVAGRFDAYSQLVVSVARVIGAMCFGRHFPQSSEEMLDLVRNSSEFVETATSGSPVDFFPILRYLPNRPLQRFKDFNRRFLRFLQKTVREHYEDFDRNSVQDITGALFKHSENNSKANGGLIPQEKIVNLVNDIFGAGFDTITTALSWSLMYLVTNPRIQRKIQEELDAVVGRARRPRLSDRPQLPYLEAFILELFRHASFVPFTIPHSTTRDTTLNGFHIPKECCIFINQWQINHDPQLWGDPEEFRPERFLTADGAAIHKPLSEKVMLFGLGKRRCIGETLARWEVFLFLAILLQRLEFSVPPGVPVDLTPIYGLTMKHPRCEHIQARPRFSVQ